GTAATATTGCACTGCCAATAACTTTTTTTGTAGTTGCGACTTTAATAAGCTTCTTTGCCGCATGGCTTGGAAGAAGATTCTGGCATGACAGCACAAAAAATCTGCTCGCCTTTGCCTCCGGTTCCGGCAACACGGGCTACTTCGGAATTCCGGTCGCAGTTGCAATTTTTAGTAACGACATGTTTAGCCTGGCTGTTCTTTCAACTTTGGGAATCATCCTGTTTGAGAATACTTTTGGTTTTTATCATGTTTCCAGAGGGCATTATTCGGTACGTGATAGTTTAAATAAAATTTTGAAATTACCATCTATCTGGACATTCATAATCGGTTTGATCCTAAATATATTCGGAATACATTTTACAAACAGCCATTTTACTACTTATTCGAATGTAGTGAAAGATATTTACGTGTTTTTTGGCATGTCCATGATCGGCCTAAGTTTAGCCGCTATCAAAACATACCAATTCGATTTTAAGTTTCTAATATTCTCCCATCTGAACAAGTTCATATTGTGGCCCATTCTTATTGGCCTGATTATTTTATTTGACAAATTGGCGTTGCATATATTTAGCGCTGATAACTATAGGATTTTGCTTTTGATGTCTATTGTCCCACTCGCTGCCAATACCGTGGTATATGCGACTGAGCTGCGTGCCCATCCGGAAAAAGCAGCGACAGCAGTTTTTATAAGCACAGTTATTGCACTATTTTATATCCCGCTAATGGTTGGCATATTTATTAAGTAAGAATTAAATAATATGAAAAATCTTATTTCTATTTCAACCGGGCTAGTTTATAAATTTACAGACAAACGCAATGAAATGATTCGCATGCTCCGCGAGTTTTCTCCTGATGGAATCGAACTCTCTTTTGCCGATTCTACATACCTCTTCGACTTTAAAATCTCTGAGGAGAATGTTGATTATTTACGATCTTTACCCTATACAACTATCCATGCACCCTGGATCGATATTCGGTATGCCAATAACGATAAAAGTAAAAAGGTCCTCGACCTTATAGAAAAATTGTACAGAAAAACCGGCGCCAAAAACGTGACTATCGAACCGAGAGAAATTGATGATTATAGCATACTCGGTTCTTATGATTTTCAGATCTCGATAGAGAACGCCGATATCCGCAAGCCTTTCTGTGCTGCCGAGGAATTGTTGTCTATACTGAATAAAAATCCAAAGCTAAAATTGACGCTCGATATTGCCCATTCGATGACAGCGAATCCAGATCTATTTGATCAATTGCTTTCAACCGGAAAAATCTCCCAAATTCATGCAGCTTATTTTGACATATCTCTCTCTGATCACTTTTTCTTCCACAAATACGCTACGCCGGAGTTGATTGCACAGATTAAGAAAATCCCGGAGAATATTCCGCTTGTTCTCGAAGCCGTCGCCGGCAAACGCGAAGAAATCTCCTCAGTAAGAGATGAAATCAAGTTTTTGCGATCTCTATAAAAACGCCTTTTGATATTATTCTTTTACGAAGTTGTCGGTTTTTGTGCTGGTTTTTGTTATTCAAATTTTCCCTAGATGATTGACATCCAATCACCTTTTTTGTATATTGTCGGGGTCCGACAACCCTAACACCACAAGGAGAAACGCAATGTCTAGACCCGAGCCGGATATGCGGTTTCACTCGATCGGACACGTCCCGGTCGATGTCCTCCGATACGCAGGGATCAAGGTCCTGCTCTTTGATGTCGACAATACCTGCGCGCTCCGCAAGTTTGGTTGCCTGACCAACGAGGCGATCGACTTGATCATGAAGGCAAAGGCAGCTGGAATGACCGTCGTCCTCGTGTCGAACGTCGTCTCCAGCAAGCGCCGGATCGAGCGCGTACGAAAGATGGCGTACGACAACGATGTGGCCTTCGTCTGTGCTACATTTCCGCGACTCAAGCCGCACCCCGCCCCGTACCAGGAAGCCATGAGCCTTGCTGACGCCAAGCCGAATGAGGCTTGCATGATCGGTGACCAGCTCTTCACCGACGTGAAAGGCGCAAAGCGTCTCGGCATGATGGCAATTCTGGTAGATCCACTCGGCAGTGACCACCTTGTCACCACACCGAGGCGCCTGCTCCAGAACTTGGCCCTCCGCAAGGTGGCCTACACCTGAAGCAGCAACCCATCGCAGTTCCGTGACCTCTCCCCCGTGGGAGAGGTTTTCGGTTTAGATAATGAAATTAGCTAATTCGGCGAAATTAAACCACCATTTATGTTCGGCAAATGTTCGGTTATCCACAGTTACATTTTTGACATTCCATAATACAATAGATCTAGAAATAAAATAGAAAACACAGGGAGGTGTTGTGTTGACGAAAAGGCAGCAAGAAATTCTGGACTATATAAAAAAATATCAGGCTAAACATAAATTTTCTCCCTCTCTTGATGAAATTCGACAAAAGTTTGGGTTTGCCTCCGTTTCGACGGCACACTTCCACGTGTCAAAGCTTCAGGAAATGGGATATTTGGAAAAAGGAAACCATCAGGCTCGCTCGATTGACGCAACAAACCAAGAAGAATTGATGCGCATTCAGATAGTTGGCACTATTGCTGCCGGATTTTCTATTGAAGCAATAAAATTATCAGATCGCGACATTGCAGTCTCGACCAAAGAATTGGACCCTAAACAAAAATATTACGCCCTCAAAGTGAGGGGTGACAACATGACCGACGAAGGAATTTTCGATGGTGACATTGTTGTTTTAAGAAATCAAAGTACAGCAAAAGAAGGAGAAACAGTCGTTGCAATTATCGATGGCAATAAAGCCATTCTGAAAAAATTTTTTAAGGAAAAAAATAGAATTAGATTGCAATCAGCAAACCAATCAATGCTGCCGATCTTCCGAAAAGACGCCGAAATAAAAGGTGTGGTTGTTAAGATCATAAGAAATCTGGAAAATAATTCCGAAAACACATTAGCAGACAGAAAAAAAGAATATTTACTTAAAATCAAAAGTAAAAACCCAAACAGCCAAAATAAGTACAAAAGAGTGGCTCTTTCCCCGATTAGATATGCCGGTGGCAAGAGCCTGGCAGTAGGCCATGTCATAGAACTGCTTCCTGATAATATCACCCGGCTTGTTTCTCCGTTTTTTGGCGGTGGCTCTATAGAAATTGCAGCAAGCAAACACTTGGGACTCGAAGTCATT
The nucleotide sequence above comes from Patescibacteria group bacterium. Encoded proteins:
- a CDS encoding transporter is translated as MQIFFTLLIKISPLYGLIALSYIVGKFFTIDRKIIAKFLIYIVIPLVVFNGVISAKLTAGNIALPITFFVVATLISFFAAWLGRRFWHDSTKNLLAFASGSGNTGYFGIPVAVAIFSNDMFSLAVLSTLGIILFENTFGFYHVSRGHYSVRDSLNKILKLPSIWTFIIGLILNIFGIHFTNSHFTTYSNVVKDIYVFFGMSMIGLSLAAIKTYQFDFKFLIFSHLNKFILWPILIGLIILFDKLALHIFSADNYRILLLMSIVPLAANTVVYATELRAHPEKAATAVFISTVIALFYIPLMVGIFIK
- a CDS encoding HAD-IIIA family hydrolase → MSRPEPDMRFHSIGHVPVDVLRYAGIKVLLFDVDNTCALRKFGCLTNEAIDLIMKAKAAGMTVVLVSNVVSSKRRIERVRKMAYDNDVAFVCATFPRLKPHPAPYQEAMSLADAKPNEACMIGDQLFTDVKGAKRLGMMAILVDPLGSDHLVTTPRRLLQNLALRKVAYT